In Myxocyprinus asiaticus isolate MX2 ecotype Aquarium Trade chromosome 3, UBuf_Myxa_2, whole genome shotgun sequence, the following proteins share a genomic window:
- the LOC127427807 gene encoding rho GTPase-activating protein 35-like, giving the protein MIMAKKQESRMPIYNLAVVGLSGTEKEKGQCGVGKSCLCNRFVRPSADDFHLDHTSVLSTSDFGGRVVNNDHFLFWGEVGRVLEDGAECRMHVVEQTEFIDDQTFQPHRSTALQPYIKRAASTKLASAEKLMYFCTDQLGLEQDFEQKQMPEGKLQVDGFILCMDVSRGMNRNFDDQMKFVTNLYNHISKTKKPIVLVLTKCDEGVERYIKDSHTFAITKKNLQVVETSARSNVNVDLAFLTLLQLIDKGRGKPKIIPYFEALKHQSQLIASAKDRYEWLVNNIVKNHNETWPNISRRMQTLPEYKEYVFLEGTGKAKKLFQQHIHRLKQEHIERRRKGYLSTLPLALSTLVSELDEIEHLSWSGVQKVIESKKDFDHWFVVLEDAPWELTPHLDNMEDERIPFDVLDTTAAEIIFDAHLEHLRNECKRAQMRHEFKAKLASSPFVTPGKPWEEARSFIMNEDFYLWLQEPEYLDIYNRHQKAIIDRAKEDFQELLLEYSELFYELEVDAKPSKEKMGAIQEVLGEEQRFKALQKLQAERDALVLKHIHFVYHPTKETCPNSPHCVDSKIEQILASCFPTRYPFFGKSHVTDGKVDRKNLVILGKDGLARELANEIRALCTNDDHYVLEGRMYELVLRPIEGNVKLPVNSFHTATFIPHGCLCLYNSKESLSYIVESIEKLRESTLGRRDNHMTQLPLSLLLVTKRGVGGLGDIGGETAQALISQGQQVAIKLQCNYLEPANPGIGYGRNVNERQINQVLKSLLEIRRTSTFRSCSPPAPPLPPCNRDLQQDQIPEAELRIVMCLMCGDSYDIDQLLAPFLLPQHCKPTSPQASGTSVLLEQTIGGHKHTIELSLLSYHASFATRKSRLVHGYIAVYSACRKASFETLCAFLCEVQDIIPIQLLAVGETQAELIDSESAREFLVQGEELAHEIEGRYCSLVCGPGGVGGGLQKMDLLESFFTEVLEKKTIVEASHMYENVAEASSTNENVYSPHCGSPSPVTMLLDSEEDMEASPPYHDGTLTSHGGFKLPDLDSVDTFSVISDLSTFENKLNNKVPPQVRPKPSVTFDLRKPNFNPYVDAVSHRRSLTSNVTWPLGGDYDPSDYAEPMDAVSKPRPSYEDCIYSVPHDSTQGKIITIRNSNRMHSNGGGNGSDSEGDGSSLERRRKFSAARVKPQLYRDRSKRLGKFSTFRTSFSIGSDDEIGTFSRSKEDDVSGLKGDILSEEGEDPKKRNILKSLRRPGKKTRPKPRHSVSKPLESNYFGVPLVNVVSPERPIPLFIDKCIRYIEATGLTTEGIYRVSGNKAEIESVQRQFEQDHNLDLVEKDLVVNTIAGALKSFFSELPEPLIPYCSQVELVEAFKINDREQRLHTMKDVLRRFPRENFDVFKHVMSHLNKVSQWNRVNLMTSENLSICFWPTLMRPDFTSMDALTATRTYQTIIEMFIHQCAFFFYNQPPAESPTGLFALPGPMVPSGLPPSPTAAPSYCPLTPHFTPLLQSPPHSPPQSPHTAPAEPQTL; this is encoded by the exons ATGATTATGGCTAAAAAACAAGAATCCCGAATGCCTATCTACAACCTTGCTGTTGTTGGTCTGTCAGGTACTGAGAAGGAAAAAGGCCAATGTGGAGTTGGCAAATCCTGTCTTTGTAATCGCTTTGTCCGTCCTAGTGCAGACGACTTTCATCTTGATCACACTTCTGTTTTAAGTACCAGTGACTTTGGTGGCCGGGTTGTCAACAATGACCATTTCCTATTCTGGGGAGAGGTGGGGCGAGTTTTGGAAGATGGTGCAGAGTGCAGGATGCATGTGGTTGAGCAGACAGAATTCATTGATGACCAGACATTTCAACCCCATCGTAGCACAGCCTTGCAGCCTTACATCAAAAGAGCTGCCTCCACCAAACTGGCTTCTGCTGAAAAACTCATGTACTTCTGCACTGATCAGTTAGGCCTGGAGCAGGACTTTGAACAGAAACAAATGCCCGAAGGAAAGTTGCAGGTAGACGGCTTTATTCTTTGTATGGATGTCAGTCGTGGTATGAACCGCAACTTTGATGATCAAATGAAATTTGTTACCAACTTGTACAATCATATTAGCAAGACAAAAAAGCCTATTGTGCTCGTTCTCACTAAGTGTGATGAAGGGGTGGAGCGATACATCAAGGATTCTCATACTTTTGCCATTACAAAAAAGAACTTGCAGGTTGTTGAGACTTCAGCACGGTCCAATGTCAATGTTGATTTAGCTTTCCTTACCTTGCTACAGCTCATTGACAAGGGAAGAGGTAAGCCCAAGATCATACCTTACTTTGAGGCCTTAAAGCATCAGAGTCAACTAATTGCCTCTGCAAAGGACCGCTATGAGTGGTTGGTGAACAACATTGTGAAGAATCACAATGAAACTTGGCCTAACATCAGCCGACGAATGCAAACCTTACCTGAATACAAGGAGTATGTATTTTTAGAAGGTACTGGTAAAGCCAAGAAATTATTTCAACAACATATTCACCGGCTAAAGCAGGAGCACATTGAAAGGCGTCGCAAAGGATATTTGAGCACTCTTCCACTCGCCTTGAGTACCTTGGTGTCTGAGTTGGATGAAATTGAGCATTTGAGCTGGTCTGGGGTGCAGAAGGTCATTGAGTCCAAAAAAGACTTTGATCATTGGTTTGTGGTACTGGAGGATGCCCCATGGGAGTTGACACCACATCTTGACAACATGGAGGATGAGCGGATCCCCTTTGATGTGCTAGACACAACAGCTGCTGAAATAATCTTTGATGCACACCTTGAACACCTGCGCAATGAATGCAAGCGTGCTCAAATGCGGCATGAGTTTAAAGCAAAATTGGCATCTTCACCTTTTGTTACCCCTGGCAAGCCCTGGGAAGAGGCCCGCAGCTTCATCATGAATGAAGACTTCTACCTATGGCTTCAGGAGCCTGAATATTTGGACATTTATAACCGGCACCAGAAAGCAATCATAGACAGGGCAAAAGAGGATTTTCAGGAGCTTCTGCTGGAGTACTCTGAGCTTTTTTATGAACTTGAGGTAGATGCCAAACCAAGTAAAGAGAAGATGGGAGCAATTCAGGAAGTGTTAGGTGAAGAACAACGCTTCAAGGCACTGCAGAAATTGCAAGCTGAAAGAGATGCTTTAGTGTTGAAACACATCCATTTTGTGTATCACCCTACTAAGGAAACTTGCCCTAACAGTCCACACTGTGTTGACAGCAAAATTGAGCAAATACTAGCTTCATGCTTTCCCACACGATACCCATTCTTTGGAAAGTCCCATGTGACTGATGGAAAGGTAGATAGGAAAAATCTTGTTATACTTGGCAAAGACGGTCTTGCTAGAGAATTAGCCAATGAGATTCGGGCATTGTGTACCAATGATGATCATTATGTGCTTGAAGGTAGAATGTATGAACTTGTCCTTCGGCCCATAGAAGGCAATGTTAAACTTCCTGTTAACTCATTTCATACAGCCACATTCATTCCCCATGGATGCCTGTGTTTGTACAATTCAAAAGAGTCATTGTCGTATATTGTAGAAAGTATTGAGAAGTTGCGAGAGTCCACACTTGGCAGAAGGGACAACCATATGACTCAGCTTCCTCTGTCACTCTTGTTAGTAACCAAAAGAGGTGTTGGTGGACTGGGTGACATTGGTGGAGAGACTGCCCAAGCATTAATCTCACAGGGTCAGCAGGTAGCCATAAAACTGCAATGTAACTATCTGGAACCTGCCAATCCAGGCATTGGCTATGGTCGAAATGTGAATGAAAGGCAGATTAATCAGGTCTTGAAAAGTCTACTTGAAATTAGGAGGACTTCTACATTCCGTAGCTGTTCCCCACCTGCACCGCCACTCCCTCCATGTAATCGAGACCTACAGCAGGACCAAATCCCTGAGGCTGAATTGCGTATTGTCATGTGCCTAATGTGTGGAGACTCTTATGACATTGATCAACTTCTTGCACCATTCCTGCTCCCTCAACATTGCAAGCCGACCTCTCCCCAGGCAAGTGGTACTTCAGTGCTGCTAGAACAGACAATTGGTGGCCACAAGCATACAATTGAACTATCCCTACTGTCATACCATGCTTCTTTTGCCACACGTAAAAGTCGGCTGGTGCATGGCTACATTGCTGTATACTCTGCCTGTCGCAAGGCTTCTTTTGAAACCCTGTGTGCCTTTTTGTGCGAGGTTCAGGACATTATCCCAATTCAGCTGCTCGCAGTGGGGGAAACGCAGGCTGAGCTTATAGACTCCGAGTCTGCTCGTGAGTTTTTAGTCCAAGGTGAAGAACTGGCCCATGAAATTGAGGGACGGTATTGCAGTCTTGTCTGTGGCCCCGGTGGAGTTGGTGGAGGGCTACAAAAAATGGACCTCTTGGAATCATTTTTCACAGAGGTATTAGAAAAGAAAACCATTGTTGAGGCCAGCCATATGTATGAAAATGTTGCAGAAGCCAGTAGCACAAATGAGAATGTATATTCACCACACTGTGGCTCCCCAAGCCCTGTCACAATGCTGTTAGATTCTGAGGAAGACATGGAAGCTTCCCCGCCTTACCATGATGGCACACTAACCTCTCATGGTGGATTCAAACTGCCTGACTTGGACTCAGTTGACACATTCTCTGTGATCTCTGACCTTAGCACCTTTGAGAACAAGCTAAACAATAAAGTCCCTCCACAAGTGAGACCCAAACCTAGTGTCACATTTGACCTCAGAAAACCAAATTTCAACCCTTATGTGGATGCTGTCAGCCATCGGCGGTCTCTTACTTCCAATGTGACATGGCCTCTAGGAGGAGATTACGATCCTTCAGACTATGCCGAGCCAATGGATGCTGTCTCTAAGCCACGCCCTAGCTATGAGGACTGCATATACTCTGTACCACATGACAGCACACAGGGCAAAATTATTACCATCCGCAATTCCAATAGGATGCACTCTAATGGAGGAGGCAATGGATCAGACAGTGAAGGGGATGGCAGCTCCTTGGAGAGACGTCGCAAGTTCTCAGCAGCGAGGGTGAAGCCACAACTCTATCGTGATCGTTCAAAACGACTGGGGAAGTTTAGTACTTTCCGCACTAGTTTTTCTATTGGTAGCGATGATGAGATTGGCACATTTTCAAGGTCAAAAGAAGATGATGTTTCAGGACTGAAGGGAGACATACTCAGTGAAGAAGGTGAAGATCCCAAAAAGAGGAACATACTGAAAAGTCTTCGCCGACCAGGCAAa AAAACAAGACCAAAGCCTCGACATTCTGTCTCTAAGCCTTTAGAGAGTAACTACTTCGGGGTGCCTTTGGTTAACGTGGTTTCCCCTGAACGGCCTATTCCACTTTTCATTGACAAGTGCATCCGTTATATTGAGGCCACAG gTTTGACCACAGAGGGTATCTACAGGGTAAGTGGGAATAAGGCGGAGATAGAGAGCGTGCAGAGACAGTTTGAACAGG ACCACAATCTGGACCTAGTGGAGAAGGACCTAGTGGTGAACACAATTGCTGGGGCATTGAAAAGTTTCTTTTCTGAGCTGCCTGAACCTCTGATTCCTTATTGCTCACAGGTGGAGCTGGTGGAAGCTTTCA AAATTAATGACCGAGAACAGAGGCTACACACTATGAAGGACGTGTTAAGGCGATTTCCCAGGGAGAATTTTGATGTATTCAAACATGTTATGAGCCATCTAAACAA ggttaGTCAGTGGAACAGAGTCAACTTAATGACCAGTGAAAATCTATCCATCTGTTTCTGGCCAACACTGATGCGGCCAGACTTCACCTCTATGGATGCCCTGACAGCCACGCGCACCTACCAGACAATCATCGAGATGTTCATCCATCAGTGTGCTTTCTTCTTTTACAACCAGCCTCCGGCAGAGTCGCCCACTGGCTTATTTGCACTCCCTGGACCAATGGTGCCCTCTGGATTGCCCCCATCCCCCACAGCTGCCCCTTCTTATTGTCCCTTGACCCCACATTTTACCCCCCTTTTGCAGTCCCCCCCACATTCTCCCCCTCAGAGCCCACACACAGCCCCTGCAGAACCACAAACACTGTGA